The genomic interval GTGGTCGGCACTGCGCCGTTCGCGAGCTCCGTCGCACCGTAGGCGAGTATTAGTTCACCCGCGCCGAAGGCAACGGTCGTCCGAACGAGACTCATCGGGTGGGGCGAAGGGCGCTAGCGACGAAGAAGACGAGGGGTGCGGCGAGGATGAGCGCGAGCATCCCGCCGTCGTAGCCGCCGACCGCGTAGGCGGTGGTGACGGCGAGAGCGAACGCGAGGAGGCCGGTCGGGATGGCGAGGGTCTCGCGGGTGACGCTCATGGGTGCGTGTCAGTCGGTGGCTCGCATAGTGGTTGGGGTCAGCCGCCAGAGGTAGCTGAAGTTTTCACTCGACGCGAGGGGTGGTGGGTCGCGTTCGGCGACTCTATAAAAATGGGCAACACATTTAGTATAGAGTAATTCTCGTGTTAGTATATGTTGGCTCTGCAATCGGCGGGGTTTTTCGACGCGATAGCGTGGGCGCTCACCAAGGGATTCTGGGGGGTCGTTCTCGCGGTCCTGGTCTTCGGTGGTATCTGGCTGTGGAACAACCCGACGTGATTGCCGTGGAGCTGGTGAGTACTCGTCTGTATCGCGGCTGCGACAGTTTCACTTCCAGTGGGCACATTGCGACCCTTTTTGTCGATTCCCAGTAACTCTGGGTATGCGGAATCGTCTGGAGACGGTCGTACTCGGCATCATAGGGAGCATCATCACATATTTCATTCTCCCGTTCCTTCCCACGACCCCTACTGCTGTTGACTTCCTTCAGTACGGGAACGACCCTCGGGTTCGGTTTGTCTTGTTTCTCGCCGTGGTTTGGTACGGTCTCTGGCGTGGCCTCGATGCATTTCGGAACCGACGAGCAGCGAAGAAGCGTGGCTCTGGCGTCTATACGTTCAATATGGGGCAGCGAGAAATCAGATTCGTCGACTGGTCGGGCGTCAGACGGCACTTCGGCGTGGACTGGGAGGTGACGTACGGGTCGACAATGATTGGTAAGGACTCGATGGCTCGCGTCGATGGTCCGTATTGCCCCGAGTGTGGGACGGAGCTGATGAAACACGAACAAGAGCGTTACATCCAGTGGAACCGAAAGATGTGGAAATGCCCCGGCTGTGGCTTCAAGCACGCGCGGCCCAAGGAGTTCCTCTACGAGGAGCGAGAGGCGGTGGCCAAGGTCGTTGAGCGTGACCAGGAGGTAGAGACGAACCGACTTGATGACCTCGCCCCCCCGAGCTGAACGAGAACGAGGGGTGACCGTCTCGGACCGTGGTCAGCGGGCACCCCACCGTTGAGCTCTCGCCGACTACGAGGGAGACGTTTTTATCGATTCTTCACCCTGGTGTGGGTATGACTGTTGATGGATATGACACCTATATTCCCGAATTCACTCCAAACGAAGAGGCTCCGGACGCATCGTTTATCCGAGGTAACCTCTCGAAGCGGTTTGATAGGATTGACCGAATGGCTGCGGAGTACAGCGAGCTATCTGATGCGTTCTTCGACGGCGAACAGACAGTCACAGAGGTGGAAACATCGAAAGTGTTAGAGCTGCAGAATGGGTTGGATGATGAGCTCCGACTGTTCTTCGTAATCGCGAACGCGACGTTCAATTTCAACTGCGCCTCTATCGCCTACCAGTATCTCGTTCGGCCAGAGCTTCGGACGGGGGCGCTTCTGGAGTTATTTTTAGAAGAGGTTCCACAAGACGCACTGGAGCAGATGTTGGTTCGGACGGGGTTACTCGGAACAACGTTGGTCGGACACATGTCCAATATTCAAGGGAAGCGGGCGATGTTCTCTCATGACGTAGTTGTTACCTCGGATTGGGAGGGGACGTTGCGTCCGTGGGCGTCCCGTACGTTGCGTATCAACGAAGCATTGTACGACTTCAATCCACGCGAGAGTATCGAAGGGGAGATGGAGTGAGCGAGGTGGTCTCTCTATCGTAGCTCCGCTGTTCCACCAGTCTACCTCAGCTGACTCAGATACACCACGTAACGCCAGTACGTCACTACCGTCATCACAGCCACCGTAGTTCACCATGCCAGCGACGATATCCCAACGCGCGCGTTGGTTCACAAACGTGAAACGCTCCTTCCGGACGCCGTGCCCAGGGCGTTGCATCGATTGCCGGTACTGATAG from Halomarina salina carries:
- a CDS encoding autoantigen p27 domain-containing protein; translation: MRNRLETVVLGIIGSIITYFILPFLPTTPTAVDFLQYGNDPRVRFVLFLAVVWYGLWRGLDAFRNRRAAKKRGSGVYTFNMGQREIRFVDWSGVRRHFGVDWEVTYGSTMIGKDSMARVDGPYCPECGTELMKHEQERYIQWNRKMWKCPGCGFKHARPKEFLYEEREAVAKVVERDQEVETNRLDDLAPPS